TCTTCTGTCTTGTCGGTTTAGGAACAACAGTGctttataaatgtatgtataaattgacaaattgAGTTAAACTTAATAAGAGTaaaacatatctttaaaaaggtagaatattgtgttttaatttaacaagctcatatTGCAATTTATGAacaatactctctctctctctctctctctctctctctctctctcaacaatACTACCTAATCGAAAAGAAAAATAGCATGTTGAGacagaataaagaaaacatccaTCAAGGCTGAAAAAGACCTTCTCTTCTGTATCCCAGAGGAAAGCTGGGCCATGGCGTTCATTATGTAAACATTACAGCTAGATCCATCACACGTCTTGTTTTCCCAATTTGTCTCTGGTAGCCGCTCCGTGTTCAGACAAACAACTCGGTATTTAAGTTTGTGTACAATCGATATTGGTATCATTAGGTGACGTACGTGTCTTAAGCTGTACAAGAAATAGACGGACAGTGACGGTCCCTTCCAATAGAGACCGCCATAACTGTCCAATTGTTTCTTCGCAGGCATTTCTTCGTTACTTCACGGCATTTCATTGTTGCTTCACGGTCCTTTCTTCGTTGCTTCACTGACAAATCATCGTTACTTCACGGCATTTCATTGTTACCTCACGGTATTTCATTGTTGCTTCACGGCATTTCATTGTTGCTTCACGGCATTTCATTGTTGCCTCATGGTATTTCATTGTTGCTTCACGGCAAAATTATCGTTACCTCACGgcattttattgtaatttcaCGGCCATTTCGTTACTTCACGGCCAAATCATCGTTACCTCACGGCATTTTATTGTTGCTTCACGGCCATTTCTTCGTTACTTCACGGCATTTCATTGTTGCTTCTCTGTCATTTCTTCTTTACTTCACGGCAAAATCATCGTTACTTCATGGCATTTCATTGTTACTTCACGGCCATTTCTTCGTTACTTTACGGCATTTCATTGTTGCTTCTCGGTCATTTCTTCGTTACTTCATGGCATTTCATTGTTACTTCTCGCCATTTCATCCTTTCTTTTCGGCCATTTCATCGTTATactttttcacaattttatcgTTACTTCTTGCAGTTCCTTCACTTCCCGCTATTTCATCGTTACTTCTCGGGCTTTTTTCGTTACTTTTCGGATATTCTGTGCTACTTCGGATATTATTGTTGAcgaaaactttatttattttgagtCATTTATTCCTCAATATTATAATACTTCAGTATTCAGTATGATTtcaatttattacatttactacatgtatatcggCATGCAAATGATGTCAGTTTTGATTATCAAGTTTAAGATAATGATTGAAAATTCAAAGTCCTTTACCCTTTACATGtttatcttaaattaaattcaaattatatcAAAAGATTCGTTAGATAATAAGACTTAATTCAAAGATAATAAATTCGTAAATGCTCATAATTCCCATTTCATCATCGACTTCCGCCATATTAGCGGTGAAAGCACTATTCGTGCCTCGACATGTTCAAATACTTAAGAATAATAAGAATTAATAGTTGCTCAATTTCTGGTAGATTTCGTTGGTCTCCCTCACCACGATTTTACTTCTTATATAAATTCTGAATGGCggtctttatttatttgacgTACAACAAACCCACAAGGTTTTTACTTCACCATTAGAAAATTGACAGCTAACAAAATTTGACCCCCTCAAATTGATATGACTCCATAGTATTTTATTGTTCCGAACACTTCACGGGccgcaaagattttttttaaaaagcgttttatagaaaataatgacAGCCAATGCAATGGTAGGGAATATCCAACGACACACcaaccaaatacatgtagactGAAATCAAGGTCCAAAAGACCACAGAGCTGGCATAACCTTAAGTCAGAGTCTGTGCGCAGTTACTGTATATAACCATTtttacaagagcttggacttttgaaaattgtgtcaaacagcaatgtgacgtagaactttcaatttcattgttggccattcagtcatggctctttgaaatcaacaaaatttgtctggcttttgagctaagactacgcaatcggtgtatatttcgcttgaaacagCATCATATTAACTTGTtgtgacgcaagaaatagatagctacgtttTACTCatagtccaaggtcttgttaaaatggatTTAAAAGGTTTGTTACcgcatacaaaaaaaatcaaactcaaTACGTCAGTTAGGATTATTGTGTCAATACTGAAGTGTTTTACTGCCAACACATTTACGGTATTAATCTATGTAcacgtgtacatgtaataagtagTTTGTGGAAGCTGAAATTTTGACTTAAGTTTACCACTTTTAGTTTTATGaaagaaatactttaaaatcCTTAAAATCTAAAGATATTCAGTGTCATACCTTTCTTTAATGTTCTGCTGCTATGTCGTCGAACATTGgcacaatattttatttcgaTTGACtgtaatgttgttttgaaattatcgggtggcagtaaatacaagaTTTACAATGTACTAGTTTTTACTGCCACCtgctaaatttaaaatttccaacATGACACTGCTATATAGAAGATCGTGCAGTGACACAAAAAAACCTCTAGAAAATgagtttttgatttaaaaaaaaaaactgattaaAATTACCACACGTTGTTATATAGTACTTGGAATGATGCTCGCCTCTGATATAATTGCAAACGTTATACACTACGCGGGAAATgaacacgtgttcgatgtgcacgCCAAGTAAGACAACCCATTCTATGAATTTTGGCAATTGTGGTAAAtaaggtttaatttttttattgagtgtatttaccttaaaaaatttttttccaaattgatTCGTGCAAAGTACAAAACATGCCTTTTGTTAGTTGTTCATGCAGTCTGGATGACTCGGTCCCAAATTTTATAAAAGCATTCGACCCTTATTTTCTCGACTTGCATAacatacagaactataaagagacggtcagacagacagacataataacgtaaaaataaaatttgaattgaaatggGTTGAAACTGATTGGACTAGTTGGATGTAATCATAGTCACTTAATGATGTACAAAGCGGACATTTAAAAACCGATAAAACAGAGAGATTTTCCCTCTAAAGTTCTTAACAATGCATACGGTGATCAAATACCATTGCAATGACATATGAATTGACATACAAATTGAtgcataaaaacaatttaaccTAAAGCATCTTCTTCCATTGTGCAGAATTAGTGCTCAAGCTGCATTACTATCTGGGGAAATCTTGCACGGATTTACCAAAATGGACGACATGTCGTTTATGGAGGGATAAAGCCACCGGCAGGGAGAGATTATGCCGTGAATTTCCCTGGAtaattcttttcaatttttttttcataatttgtttttgtcCGACAGCAAAgcaagaaaaaaacaaatttgatcAGAAGGacacaatttttgaaattatttattggCAAATTCAGAGCATCGAAAATCTATCGAGCGCGTGatgtcattttaaatgtttttatcagGAACGATAATTAGCGGTTTCCTAAAACCTGACTGTCTATTTACGCGAGATTTAatgttataaaagatattttagataaaatgtcggattcgtttttgaaaaaataaattaaaaagaaaagcatTTCCTGAAAACCGGCCAGAAAAATGACTGAAAATTCTGCAAggttataaaaaatgattattaaatatCCATCAAATGTATATATGCACTTCGATTAAGTAAATGAAGAACGAATGATTCGAGTTCCTGCCTATGAAaagagaatttttaaagaaaatatgttcATTGGTGCTTTGCAATGTAACATGAATTAACAACGGAAAtaggaaaaataatttcttcatCTTCGCTCAATTAGGATTGGAGGCAAACGTGTGATAGTTGTTAAACAATTCAATGGGGGAGTATTGGCTACTTACTGGGGAAGAATAAGAATGCCTTGTAAAAACCGACATGCCAAAATGACGATATTGATGAGAAAACGGACTGGCAATTTCCTAGTAACATGCTATTGGGATTTTattacacttttaaaaatagCTTTTCTACGTTTTTCATTCGTTGTAGAGTTATGCGCCATTAACTTTGAGCTGGCTTTGTAACTTAAAGGAACAATAAAGTTGATTTGacaattttcttttaacttttGCAAGAGAGAATGATTCTTTCCTTGAGTATACTTGATCATCATAAATATTGATAGGAAAAAAACcagatttaaaatgaaaaaaaaaatcatgaacaaaAGACTTCAATTGTACAGGAAAAAGTATCAATACGGCATTTCCTTTGGTATTTTATGGAAAATATGActtgaacatgtatttttaatatttggttGATAATGACAACTGGGTAAATGTAAATATCGTTTTTATTATAACAATGCATATTGTTCATCTCCCACGACTTTGAAATTACggaaaaaattatacaattttaaaatcaattgtttCGTTGGCATGAAACAAGAGAacgaaaatggatgattttccTCTGTGGGAGCAGTTTACGATCGTTTGAATGAATGTTGATGAAACATTAGttgaaacaataaaatcaaaacaatgggaatagaaataaattaagAATAGCTTTATTTGCATGTGGATAgacattagttttaaaaaaaaataaaaataaagggaTTAGGAATAATTTCGAGTAGTTTATTTGCATGTGCATCTGCCAAGAGGAAGGACAAAACAATTTGTTCTCAAggagaaatatgttttattttcattacaaCAGGAAATCAATGATATCAAATAAGCGAACGTATTAGAATCTCACCTTGAaaagaacaatttaattttatcaaagcaGGAAAAAGAATTgaatgtatttcttttaatactttgaatacatgtattttttctaaagATCGAAGTTTGGAATTTTATTCCCAGAATGCGGTGTTTTAAGCGTAATGAATGCATATATATTGAATTCTTTAGAAAAGATGATTCAGAagtgattttttatcaaatgataatcTCACGTAGAAATTGAAGAAGTAATcgtatcaattattttctttaagagaaaaaaaacaaacgaaagaaaaaaaaaacaccaaacaaataatttcaataaaattgcaTTGCATCCAAAAAGTGCTCAAGCTCAAATAAAAGATGtcctttaaatataataaagatGTATGGATTATTAGAATGTATCCCTTTTTCACGTAAACAACATgcaacatttaattaattatttaagatAACACTTGCAGGTAATGACAATAACCGAACAGGTAGCGATATTCAGATTAATCTTGATTTGTGGCGCGTTAAAATCGGTGAGcaaattgacaaaaattaaaaaataaaatgaaatacgtGAGCTGGTTGTTGCTTTATGCTGTCAGGGCACATTAACTTTATTTTAGAAACACGTAGATTAAATCGTAACCacctgaaaaaaacccacaataaCAGCATTCCTACTGTATGAAGTGCTTTTGACGCCATTTATCATTAACACACAAAAATTATTCTAAATCTAAAGCCATGTTTAATCCCCAACTGgattgtgattttaaaaatgattaacttGGAACGAGTTCTCGCAATTAATGCAActaataaatgtttattgtaatGGGCCTCGTGCATCGAGacacattttatttgatttcagaTTGTTATCGGTATGAGCATAAATATCACGTGTCCTTTTGTCTATAATCCTCgtaacaaattattaataataGGGTTTTGTCACATTCGAGATTTATTACGTAAAGCTAAAATGTTTATGTGATGTCGTGGTATGTATTgagtaaaatattaatgataatgataacatctctctctctctctctctctctctctctctctctctctctctctctctctctctctctctctctctctcgttaccTAGTTACTCTTCTTCATAACCATATGCAATACATCCTACACAAGTTATTCAGTAAAATCAGCTCCTTTATGATAATATTATCAGTAATAAATCAGTAATTCAATTTGTTGCTGTAATTTGAAGATGGTGAAAAATTCGTGACGGTTAGAATAGATATTCATGCACTTGCATCGTCTTTGTATActgtgaaatattattttacgccccccccccccaaaaaaaaatattcacttcataaaagtttcttaaattttaaaaaaaattattaaagttgGCTAGATCAAAATTCTTAAATTCGAATGGCAATTTATATCACGCTTGACCAATTCGAAAAGGAACGACTATGAATTCGTTGAATACAGGTGAGGCCAATCGTTTTCTGccaatcaaaattgttatattttaaaagtgccaaaattttttttatggataTAAGAACTTAACCGttatatagcaaaatttttcttgatttctctTAGTGATGTGTACAGATCACTTTATTTACAAGAGTTACCTCTCTTTGCATGCAAGCTGCCTTTTTTGGCCTATGATAGCAGGAAATGGGTATTATTTTCTTTGTTgatcacatgtatatttaatacatttttattagttacctcttttttaacatttttatttgtatttattactTTATACATGCATTGGAAAATGCTTTCTTGACTTTACTCTTTCAGTGTTTTTGGTTTTGACAGTGATTACTTCTCCATTCacttttaagatttgaaatagATCCTATCAGAATTGTTTATTGATGCagtaatcatttttataataggGTTGGATTGCCGTGGCCCTTTTTTGGCTGTATATTTACCTCCTTTAGACGAAGAGCTCTGTTTAAGGTCAGAGGGCACGTTCCTCCAACAtctttattgtacatgtaaagagttccaataaaaataatCCTGATTGTAATAGAAATtggttttaattgttttatttgattatgcCTCTTTCTTTGTCCTTCTACGATTGGAGATGAATTTGTAATTTCAATAAGATAGGAAATTGCAAACTCTAGTATCTCGCACAAATGCCTGTTAAGGTACCCTATTTTGTTGCAAAAAAAGCTTGTCAAAATAGTTGTAAATCAAAAACACATTCCAGGGAAAAGTTacataaaattgaggaacgtatTGTCTgacttaaagctgaacaccgctcgtaaataggcaccgtcacacagatacctggtatataaacccttcgatttcgttacacccgattgcacacctgaacctcgtggccgacatgtagtattcctttcgtggtctttagattttatgcatttttttcttatcttatgttcattttctgttcgtaaataatgcattgaccaatttatttgatgttagtattctcctggcttcaaaaagtgcgtaaaatttgataatttcatcgcgaccgggtaacacggcgaggcaaaatgtacgtccacacaggtgagacctctacagcgaagtactttgaactgtttagaggtctgtcccttatataagggttgtagggacagcagtgattaaagagaaatatggcggacagtgcctatttacgagcggtgttcagctttaagagGTAAACGAAAAATCTTAAGCTAAACTGTATGAATTTTTACGGtagtttattgtaaaaaaaacaaaatatgtttgaaagTAATTAAGGTAGATCAGGTTAAtgatttgttgaccacccagcctcctcaAATCCTGACGTCATCGAAAAAATACCGGTTATGCGCAATGCTTTAATTGACAATAAGTAAACATTTCAGTACTGAATATCTATTTATTCTAAAGTTGCATTGTCCATTGAATTGTATTTCATAGACGCTTTAAAcaatagatatatattttaattgcaCATTGACAACAATTtgatgattctaaaatttgtcACTCGGGAAATATATTCATAACATCACATTATGATAATATGAACAATGttttgtagatattttaatttcaacatAATTCCggaaaatttgtatttattaatgtgACTAACCAAATGATATAGGTGAACTaagccgttttttttttttggtttttttttttttttgtttttttttgtttttttttacaatttttttaatttttaattttgtttaatttttttcctttgaatttacaaaaattcattgggaaaaatatgactttatataATGACTGGTTTGTCTGAAGAACTTTTTGATACTCTATTGGTTATAATATCAAACCAAGCAGCAAGACGCCGTGCATGCATTTATCAATGGTGTAACAACATTCTTTTTCCagaacaaagagagataactcgcTTCTGTTATCgaaaattgctttaaaaaaaattggttgaaacACGAGTCCAAAGAAGGATATAGATATATGCTCTCAATTATTTTATACGACCTTTTGTGCCTTTTCAATGagaaaattgaatcaaaatgaatcaAATCAGTACtttcataacgcactttgaaaaaatttcaatgtgcgaattgacttggtcccaaatttaacacactttgattttttgtaaagaGGGTTGATTTGGCCctaaatttaatgcattttgaatttttttcaacgtgcgtaatttaaaaaaaatgcgttGCCACACAGGTGTATAATTGTACAAATATGAATCAGTTTCCCATGTTTTGCGCTTTTTCAAATGTATTATCAATAATTTCAGTATTATAAATGTATCTATTaaacactgtacatgtacaacattcTATAACATCGTTAATGTTggtgttttatattaattaccaGGGTTGGTCTAGTCATTCAACTCacagtaatacatttattaCAGTAAAGTTATAGAATTTACATCTAcgtgtatctatatataacAGATTTCCACCGAgagtgaaacaaaaataaatttgcgaatttaaaaaatttcaaacgtAAAATTACTGCTTCCAATGTAAAGTCACAGTATATGGAATGAAAGAATTTTGACACAAATCAATGCAAAGTATGATGTACCATTAAGCCTTTTGTAGGTAACCAATACCAATCAAATTGTAcgttacaaaattttaaagatgaaacCCAACAGCTTACGAACTTTTGCGAATGAAAACTGGGTGTGGGCAGTTTATGCTTTATTAATCACGATGTCATGGTGTAATAGGCATAAATATATGAAGTTTATAAATGTATGCACAATTTTTAcatgcataattatataaactaagTTTATGATCAATCGAGTATAAAGCTTGTTTACTACATTAGAGTGTGCAATTCAAACTAGCAAAAACAACATCAACCAATGAAAATaagcattttattgtataatcAGTCACCGATAAATGATCGTTCCAAAGTTAAAATTGGAGATATTTCATTCtgcatgtaattaaaattaaagaagaatGGTATAATTAGATCTTGTACGataccttttatattttattttctaggaGGTAGTTAGAAAAAACGGTggttggtcaacaaattaaccatcagatatACCGTAAAACCTGATTATGATTTCTTTTGCTATAAACTATTTTTAAgttaagaaaaatccataaattttaaatttgaatgttttatatcaacaatatcatatatcaaatacagaactcttctttttatatacatgtagtctaaaATGGTCACTGCCATCTTTTAAAACAACGTGATACATATTATTTAAACCTATAGAAAAATTACTCATCATCACACTCGAGTCAacgattttaaatataaaagtattGGAATATATACACAAGGCCCCAGTAAAATATCAGACGCATGGCCATACCTTTTAAAAAGGTCACAAAATAACCAATTCCCTGTCTCTTTTGTCctataaaagttttcaaaaacaaCATACATGAACCAAAAATTTATAGAGGGTTAGATGTTTATGACCATATTAAGACTATTTTAATCTCCCTGAAAAGAAGAGCTCTGAATAAACtagaataaaaatgtttaaattttaaagctaaattttatggatattttctttactataaaacatgttataatttaaagcaatatgagctgtattttttagaattttattttactgcaaaaatctgctagtatgataagtctgcatgtaacttaaacttttatgataaataaggtttataaaaatcattaatttttgtcagaagaaagatttctcttataagggatatatagcaaatcaattattgtacaggacgacaataattcaattttgctacAATTAAGGCTTTTTAATGGCTTTCCCCCCCACAAAAATatagctaacagaaatttaagtagaaaataaattcaacatgaaaattgcagctcatattgctttaaaaagcCTACCTAAAAATAAACTTAAGGTAGATCTGTTGGTTAATtagttgaccatccagcctcctgaACAAACACATTTATTGTGAGTTTTAGAGTCACGTGGCTTATGCTATGACGCCCTATGAAAAGAAAGCCCTCTGATACCAACACAACTACATTGATTTCTTAAATTGTTATTGCATGTAGGTTGTTTTAACTATATAGATTAGGGTTTTTTCTATATGTATAACTATATAGATTAGTTTTCTTCtatatgtataaatgatttTGCATATAGCTGGTAGAATAAATCGTTAATATCATTCGTTCGGATTAATGCATTGTATGTTAAATAGGATTCGGgcatataattttaaatgagGTTTACTTgtgttgtttaaaataaattttgtctagAAGTTTACAAAAACgtgcaattcttttttttcaattgtttatttgttttagcGAActctaatgattttttttattataattgaaaaCATGAGggatattttaaatcaattatcgTTTGGCATGACAGCTATAacttataagtaaaaaaaaaaaaagaaattaataaatttgagTGTTAAACAAAAAGAGCTCCAAAACATCTctgattttaaaagttattttaagtAACAACAGATGCGGGTGATATATGAACAATAATGTTTTATGCCGAACCATAAAATCCCATCTTATAGCGTAtggtgtggggttttttttcttccaagaGGATGATCGGGACTAGATTCCATATACATGTGCATCAAAGATGTTGAGAGTTTTGATTGACAGGTCTGAATCTCTAGAGAGAGCCAATCAGAGCGCTTCATCAGGTGCCTTGCTTTCTTGTTATATAGCGATTAAATTTTATCTTATCGTTTCATTCTAACGCTTCGGGTTTATCTTAATTTGCTCGATAAGACAAATTCGCGAACAGTTTAACGTGAAATATTATTCTACAAGACTTTGAGAGACACTGGGATTCTTTTTATCATGGAAAATCTCGCGAGAACTCGTTTTTCTCCGGATTACATTTTTCATTCCGGACAAATTAAGCAGGAAATCCCTCCGGACGGTTGTGATTTTTATGACGACGAAGGAATAAGCAGACGCAAGCGAAGTTTCTCTAAAGGCAGTAGCGATGGGTTCCAGAGCATGTCGTCCCCAGAGAGCGCTGACGACGGGATATCGCATAAGAAAGCCAAAAAGAAATCGTTGTCATTCGAGGAAATTCAGACGCAACGCGTCCTTGCCAACGTCCGCGAGAGACAAAGGACACAGTCCTTAAACGAGGCCTTCGCCCAGCTGAGACAAATCATCCCGACACTTCCGTCTGACAAACTGAGCAAGATTCAGACTCTGAAGCTGGCCACGCGCTATATCGACTTCCTGTATAACGTATTACGTAACGAGGAATTAGTGGATCTGTACGGAAATGGTGGGAAAATGACCAGCTGTAATTATGTGGCTAATGAGAGACTGAGCTACGCCTTCTCTGTCTGGAGAATGGAGGGAAACTGGTCGCTGCCCTCCGACTGAATCGAACCGACAACCAATCCTGTATCTAGAATAGGAAAACGGACACGGTGAGTTGATCTCcggaaaaagaaataagaatTTAGAAATAGaagacaaatttaaaaatttttacatatgaatatgaataaaagaaatatgaaaaaggCAACCTACAAGTAAAAATTTTACTGGCAAGAAATaactacatatttttaaaatatcgacttcaggttttttttttatatcatcatgatattttaattattttatgataaacataATGATAagtctcaaattttatttgatattttatgcaattatTATGTAACACTTATGTTATTAAGTACATTATATTGCAATCTCTTTTCAAAATCTCCTATGAGATTGGTACACTCTATGCTATTAAATGCGATTCACTCCTATGGTTAGAACCGCTTCACGGAAAGTTAATAAACGATGTCTTTGGAAGATTGTTGTCTGAAATCAGATTTTATTACACGtattttctatattattttcatggtcTTCCTAATGAGGGATAATCACAAGTTATTTGAAAGTTTGATTGAAAGActctcaatacatgtatatctgataAAAACGACATAATGGCATGTATGTTGATAACACATAGTTTTTCCTCGTACATGCAACAATAAAGAGTCCTCctgaaatattaaatacagtatGGATATTTATTCAACAAATTATTGTTGTTTCCTCACGCATTTTGTCGCTAACTGTCATAAactatgtatatgtacataatataaTTTGTGTTAAAAGTGTGTTAGTCTATAGAAATATCAAATACTAGTAGCAAGATTGAATGAAAAACTTTAAGTTAGCATTTAAAATCATCAAACTTTGCAAACTTTAATAACAATGtaaatgttttgattaaaacACTTTTAATTACCACATTTATCGGTAAATGTTGCTTTGTAGATATCAGATATTTGGCATTTAAATGTACACCATAAACAGATGACTgaagttgtttcaatttttttacctTGTGCTTGGGCCTCATTTCATAGTATATTCTGACGAAAGGTActtcatgtatataattattaaagcacagtttgataaaaaaataaaaataaaaaatgttcctGTTGAGGGTTATTTTATGACCTCTACATAGGGGCCAATCCTACAAATGTAAATAGAAAATCAAAGTTGTAGAGTGATTCTCTAACCTATCTTGTATTTCGATCTTTTCTATCAAAAACGTCACTTGTACCAATGACAACCATTCAAAATTTGAGTTTTCTTGCGCGTTTGAAAGGAACTTCTATACACTACAAACTAATACATGGTACCTCTGCGCAGTTAAAATTATCTAccattaacataaaaataagcaaaaattGACGGTGTGTGGtatataatttgttatcaatttaaGTATCACAGACATTAAATTTGATCAAGATAAAAAGCAATGAAAAACTTTTAGGTATATGTTTGCAAATGAGCAAAGTCTTATTtgcaaataaatgcataaaagtTTTTCATCGTAACTTTTCTCGATGGATTTTTAAGGTGAAATACGTGCCACACGTGTCCTTTGCTTAAAATGAACGAAATAAcgatagtacatgtagtttctttttatgcaataaatattcttcaaagtttcaattaacatttttcataggtataaaagGGGGTCAACAACCtccaaaaaagaataaataaaaatgctgCATCCAATACATCCAATATCTAGACCAAGGAAACATGTGTATATAGGCAGAGATTTCTGTAATTATAGCTAGGTGGGGGTCtgcttatgtacatgtaaattgaattaCCGAAAAATTACTAGTAAGTGACCATATGCTACTATCAAGGCCATTGTACTTCTATTCATGAGATTGTGCGAGTACTTTTACTATGTGAGAATAAGTACTTGATGATTATTAGGTGTACATCTGGAGCGGGCTTCCATTTCCGCTTCCTACATGTATTACGTCACAATCCGCCGCCATTGGCATTTGTTTATTGTTGGGGATGGTGTGGCTGTTGACAAATAGTCAGTCGGTGGTCGACAGATATTCTATCT
The window above is part of the Magallana gigas chromosome 10, xbMagGiga1.1, whole genome shotgun sequence genome. Proteins encoded here:
- the LOC105347996 gene encoding twist-related protein 2, with protein sequence MENLARTRFSPDYIFHSGQIKQEIPPDGCDFYDDEGISRRKRSFSKGSSDGFQSMSSPESADDGISHKKAKKKSLSFEEIQTQRVLANVRERQRTQSLNEAFAQLRQIIPTLPSDKLSKIQTLKLATRYIDFLYNVLRNEELVDLYGNGGKMTSCNYVANERLSYAFSVWRMEGNWSLPSD